Proteins from a genomic interval of Rosa chinensis cultivar Old Blush chromosome 2, RchiOBHm-V2, whole genome shotgun sequence:
- the LOC112191031 gene encoding uncharacterized protein LOC112191031 isoform X4 gives MVEAIAVCRILDRGMPSGPEKLKVKLKKKQQDRHCHYAKALFNLPKKDDQMKPLTLHHRITTVALLCEPSKASFDQYLEDEQRVIKALFPGIEARKLNKTRWELEGFPYEYRPRDFSISAKGTLYPDRKQGTQSKLRTQIDVILSFIVSPLLGWVPQSVMHSLIKSLVKTVMADSTSNARLLEDYDVFKTKNVVQYSVKDPWNDQLLIRCIEIYKNKLRNEWDCEKERE, from the exons atggttgaGGCAATTGCTGTCTGCAGAATTCTTGATAGAGGTATGCCTTCTGGCCCAGAAAAGCTGAAGGTGAAGCTGAAAAAGAAGCAGCAGGACAGGCATTGCCATTATGCAAAGGCGCTATTCAACTTGCCGAAAAAGGATGACCAGATGAAACCTTTAACCTTGCACCACAGAATCACTACTGTTGCCCTACTCTGTGAGCCCTCCAAG GCTTCATTTGATCAATATTTGGAGGATGAACAAAGGGTTATTAAAGCCCTATTTCCAGGCATAGAGGCAAGAAAACTTAACAAG ACAAGGTGGGAACTTGAGGGCTTCCCCTATGAGTACCGGCCACGTGACTTTAGCATATCTGCTAAAGGAACCTTATATCCTGATAGAAAGCAAGGAACACAAAGCAAGCTTCGAACCCAGATTGACGTAATCTTAAGCTTCATTGTTTCACCTCTGCTTGGTTGGGTTCCACAAAGTGTTATGCATAGCCTCATAAAATCG CTGGTGAAGACTGTGATGGCGGATTCGACATCCAATGCCAGATTGCTTGAAGACTATGATGTATTCAAAACGAAGAATGTGGTTCAGTACTCCGTGAAAGATCCTTGGAACGATCAGCTCTTGATTCGTTGTATTGAAATATATAAAAACAAGTTAAGAAATGAGTGGGATTGTGAAAAGGAAAGGGAGTGA
- the LOC112191031 gene encoding uncharacterized protein LOC112191031 isoform X2, which produces MVEAIAVCRILDRGMPSGPEKLKVKLKKKQQDRHCHYAKALFNLPKKDDQMKPLTLHHRITTVALLCEPSKASFDQYLEDEQRVIKALFPGIEARKLNKLSTQKAWRIQMPTMQLLFMSVCLVLYISLRYKSKGKDYPPHVPHHIPMVLELEATRWELEGFPYEYRPRDFSISAKGTLYPDRKQGTQSKLRTQIDVILSFIVSPLLGWVPQSVMHSLIKSTVMADSTSNARLLEDYDVFKTKNVVQYSVKDPWNDQLLIRCIEIYKNKLRNEWDCEKERE; this is translated from the exons atggttgaGGCAATTGCTGTCTGCAGAATTCTTGATAGAGGTATGCCTTCTGGCCCAGAAAAGCTGAAGGTGAAGCTGAAAAAGAAGCAGCAGGACAGGCATTGCCATTATGCAAAGGCGCTATTCAACTTGCCGAAAAAGGATGACCAGATGAAACCTTTAACCTTGCACCACAGAATCACTACTGTTGCCCTACTCTGTGAGCCCTCCAAG GCTTCATTTGATCAATATTTGGAGGATGAACAAAGGGTTATTAAAGCCCTATTTCCAGGCATAGAGGCAAGAAAACTTAACAAG TTAAGCACGCAGAAAGCGTGGAGGATTCAAATGCCAACCATGCAATTATTGTTCATGTCTGTCTGCCTTGTATTATACATCAGTTTAAGATACAAGTCCAAAGGGAAAGACTACCCTCCTCATGTTCCTCATCACATTCCCATGGTCCTTGAGCTTGAAGCT ACAAGGTGGGAACTTGAGGGCTTCCCCTATGAGTACCGGCCACGTGACTTTAGCATATCTGCTAAAGGAACCTTATATCCTGATAGAAAGCAAGGAACACAAAGCAAGCTTCGAACCCAGATTGACGTAATCTTAAGCTTCATTGTTTCACCTCTGCTTGGTTGGGTTCCACAAAGTGTTATGCATAGCCTCATAAAATCG ACTGTGATGGCGGATTCGACATCCAATGCCAGATTGCTTGAAGACTATGATGTATTCAAAACGAAGAATGTGGTTCAGTACTCCGTGAAAGATCCTTGGAACGATCAGCTCTTGATTCGTTGTATTGAAATATATAAAAACAAGTTAAGAAATGAGTGGGATTGTGAAAAGGAAAGGGAGTGA
- the LOC112189594 gene encoding uncharacterized protein LOC112189594, with the protein MQLVLVPIQVIDDSPPEVEERVSLPDISHGHPTALLLEQAGPDSIQAPGEVAQEPVLTSILHELPAEEDPNAIPNEEAAVTAGEIVVENPTELVLDVVGQEHAPYAPQAIEAGEAGENPEPMPEAVPVEEPLEALPVAEQPPPSTLERLARLLKVTPPWVVDDAREGLRRLLGPDILIPCTPARVLEYLRVLLCERVITEDQYQEVDELLQNLPQGLNERAVATAQTRQTETHFQTLAQQTDAARDFLGDRANLIRELTLKRNHLWTQIQDLQARLTDVMARLAQAEPQLEQPFTAFETLTHDLAQAHVATQQATQAAADASFHLDKLFLRLTRVGRRLLGLRY; encoded by the exons ATGCAGTTGGTTTTGGTCCCCATACAGGTTATCGATGACAGCCCACCTGAGGTTGAAGAAAGGGTGTCGCTCCCAGACATCTCCCATGGGCATCCAACTGCCCTCCTTCTGGAACAAGCAGGGCCTGATTCAATTCAAGCGCCCGGTGAGGTTGCCCAGGAACCTGTGCTTACATCAATTCTTCATGAACTACCTGCTGAAGAG GACCCAAATGCCATTCCAAACGAGGAAGCGGCTGTCACAGCAGGAGAGATAGTGGTCGAGAATCCTACTGAACTTGTCCTTGATGTAGTTGGTCAGGAGCATGCCCCCTATGCTCCCCAAGCCATTGAAGCCGGGGAGGCAGGAGAAAACCCTGAACCAATGCCAGAGGCAGTACCTGTTGAGGAGCCTCTAGAGGCCCTTCCAGTTGCTGAGCAACCGCCTCCGTCCACTTTAGAACGGCTAGCTCGCTTGCTCAAAGTGACCCCTCCTTGGGTAGTAGATGATGCCCGAGAAGGCCTACGTCGCCTCCTGGGTCCTGATATTCTAATTCCTTGCACGCCCGCGAGAGTTTTGGAATATCTGAGGGTGCTTCTTTGCGAGAGGGTTATCACTGAAGACCAATATCAAGAGGTTGACGAGCTGCTGCAAAATCTTCCCCAAGGGCTCAATGAGAGAGCGGTCGCGACCGCGCAAACCAGGCAGACCGAAACACATTTCCAGACTCTTGCTCAACAAACTGACGCTGCGCGTGATTTCTTGGGTGACCGAGCTAATCTTATCAGGGAATTGACTCTCAAGAGGAACCACCTGTGGACCCAAATCCAAGATCTTCAGGCCCGATTAACTGATGTGATGGCTAGGCTTGCCCAAGCGGAACCTCAATTGGAGCAACCCTTTACAGCTTTCGAGACGCTGACCCATGACTTGGCCCAGGCTCATGTAGCAACCCAACAGGCCACGCAAGCCGCCGCTGATGCTAGCTTTCACCTGGATAAACTTTTCCTCCGCTTAACTCGTGTAGGCCGGAGACTTTTAGGCCTCCGATATTAG
- the LOC112189596 gene encoding uncharacterized protein LOC112189596, with protein MVEVVALCQPLLFLGTGMPFRPEKLKVKLKKGRRRHYAKAVLNSDHKKPLTVNLSSTIDSPLYESPEVSFDQYLEDEQRVIKALFPDIEDQQLSKKEWRIQMPTMQALFLSIYFAMYIKLRYKSMGKDYPPHVPHHIPKIIELEITRWELGGIPEEYQPLDLSLSLKGTIYPDRKQGTKSRLRGQVDINMSFIVSPLLGWIPHTVVQSLAESLVKKTMADSTSSSRLVQDYDEFKTEKLKNVV; from the exons ATGGTTGAGGTAGTTGCTTTATGCCAACCCTTGCTTTTTCTTGGTACTGGTATGCCTTTTCGCCCAGAAAAATTGAAGGTGAAGCTGAAGAAGGGCAGACGGCGCCACTATGCAAAAGCGGTATTGAACTCAGATCATAAGAAGCCTTTAACCGTAAACCTCAGTTCCACTATTGATTCACCTCTTTATGAGTCCCCTGAG GTTTCATTTGATCAATATTTGGAGGATGAACAGAGGGTTATTAAAGCACTTTTCCCAGACATTGAGGACCAGCAACTTAGCAAG AAAGAGTGGAGGATTCAAATGCCAACCATGCAAGCCTTGTTCCTGTCTATCTACTTTGCAATGTACATTAAGTTAAGATACAAATCCATGGGGAAAGACTACCCTCCTCATGTTCCTCATCACATTCCCAAAATCATTGAGCTTGAAATT ACAAGATGGGAACTTGGGGGGATCCCTGAGGAGTACCAGCCGCTTGACTTGAGCCTCTCCCTCAAAGGAACCATATATCCTGATAGAAAGCAAGGAACAAAAAGCAGGCTTAGAGGTCAGGTTGACATAAATATGAGCTTTATTGTATCACCTCTGCTTGGTTGGATTCCTCATACTGTCGTGCAGAGCCTTGCAGAATCG CTGGTTAAGAAAACGATGGCGGATTCGACATCAAGTTCCAGATTGGTACAAGACTATGATGAATTCAAGACCGAGAAACTCAAGAATGTTGTTTAG
- the LOC112191031 gene encoding uncharacterized protein LOC112191031 isoform X1 — protein sequence MVEAIAVCRILDRGMPSGPEKLKVKLKKKQQDRHCHYAKALFNLPKKDDQMKPLTLHHRITTVALLCEPSKASFDQYLEDEQRVIKALFPGIEARKLNKLSTQKAWRIQMPTMQLLFMSVCLVLYISLRYKSKGKDYPPHVPHHIPMVLELEATRWELEGFPYEYRPRDFSISAKGTLYPDRKQGTQSKLRTQIDVILSFIVSPLLGWVPQSVMHSLIKSLVKTVMADSTSNARLLEDYDVFKTKNVVQYSVKDPWNDQLLIRCIEIYKNKLRNEWDCEKERE from the exons atggttgaGGCAATTGCTGTCTGCAGAATTCTTGATAGAGGTATGCCTTCTGGCCCAGAAAAGCTGAAGGTGAAGCTGAAAAAGAAGCAGCAGGACAGGCATTGCCATTATGCAAAGGCGCTATTCAACTTGCCGAAAAAGGATGACCAGATGAAACCTTTAACCTTGCACCACAGAATCACTACTGTTGCCCTACTCTGTGAGCCCTCCAAG GCTTCATTTGATCAATATTTGGAGGATGAACAAAGGGTTATTAAAGCCCTATTTCCAGGCATAGAGGCAAGAAAACTTAACAAG TTAAGCACGCAGAAAGCGTGGAGGATTCAAATGCCAACCATGCAATTATTGTTCATGTCTGTCTGCCTTGTATTATACATCAGTTTAAGATACAAGTCCAAAGGGAAAGACTACCCTCCTCATGTTCCTCATCACATTCCCATGGTCCTTGAGCTTGAAGCT ACAAGGTGGGAACTTGAGGGCTTCCCCTATGAGTACCGGCCACGTGACTTTAGCATATCTGCTAAAGGAACCTTATATCCTGATAGAAAGCAAGGAACACAAAGCAAGCTTCGAACCCAGATTGACGTAATCTTAAGCTTCATTGTTTCACCTCTGCTTGGTTGGGTTCCACAAAGTGTTATGCATAGCCTCATAAAATCG CTGGTGAAGACTGTGATGGCGGATTCGACATCCAATGCCAGATTGCTTGAAGACTATGATGTATTCAAAACGAAGAATGTGGTTCAGTACTCCGTGAAAGATCCTTGGAACGATCAGCTCTTGATTCGTTGTATTGAAATATATAAAAACAAGTTAAGAAATGAGTGGGATTGTGAAAAGGAAAGGGAGTGA
- the LOC112191031 gene encoding uncharacterized protein LOC112191031 isoform X3, with translation MVEAIAVCRILDRGMPSGPEKLKVKLKKKQQDRHCHYAKALFNLPKKDDQMKPLTLHHRITTVALLCEPSKASFDQYLEDEQRVIKALFPGIEARKLNKKAWRIQMPTMQLLFMSVCLVLYISLRYKSKGKDYPPHVPHHIPMVLELEATRWELEGFPYEYRPRDFSISAKGTLYPDRKQGTQSKLRTQIDVILSFIVSPLLGWVPQSVMHSLIKSLVKTVMADSTSNARLLEDYDVFKTKNVVQYSVKDPWNDQLLIRCIEIYKNKLRNEWDCEKERE, from the exons atggttgaGGCAATTGCTGTCTGCAGAATTCTTGATAGAGGTATGCCTTCTGGCCCAGAAAAGCTGAAGGTGAAGCTGAAAAAGAAGCAGCAGGACAGGCATTGCCATTATGCAAAGGCGCTATTCAACTTGCCGAAAAAGGATGACCAGATGAAACCTTTAACCTTGCACCACAGAATCACTACTGTTGCCCTACTCTGTGAGCCCTCCAAG GCTTCATTTGATCAATATTTGGAGGATGAACAAAGGGTTATTAAAGCCCTATTTCCAGGCATAGAGGCAAGAAAACTTAACAAG AAAGCGTGGAGGATTCAAATGCCAACCATGCAATTATTGTTCATGTCTGTCTGCCTTGTATTATACATCAGTTTAAGATACAAGTCCAAAGGGAAAGACTACCCTCCTCATGTTCCTCATCACATTCCCATGGTCCTTGAGCTTGAAGCT ACAAGGTGGGAACTTGAGGGCTTCCCCTATGAGTACCGGCCACGTGACTTTAGCATATCTGCTAAAGGAACCTTATATCCTGATAGAAAGCAAGGAACACAAAGCAAGCTTCGAACCCAGATTGACGTAATCTTAAGCTTCATTGTTTCACCTCTGCTTGGTTGGGTTCCACAAAGTGTTATGCATAGCCTCATAAAATCG CTGGTGAAGACTGTGATGGCGGATTCGACATCCAATGCCAGATTGCTTGAAGACTATGATGTATTCAAAACGAAGAATGTGGTTCAGTACTCCGTGAAAGATCCTTGGAACGATCAGCTCTTGATTCGTTGTATTGAAATATATAAAAACAAGTTAAGAAATGAGTGGGATTGTGAAAAGGAAAGGGAGTGA